TCGGCTGGAATCCGCACCTGATGCAGGTGGACTCGGCCGGACTGGAGGGCGTGGACGCGGTCGTCCACCTGGCCGGCGCCGGGGTCGCCGACCGCCGGTGGACCGCGTCCTACCGGCAGGAGATCCGGGACAGCCGGGTGCTGGGCACCGAGACGGTGGCGGGTGCGCTGGCCCGGCTGAAGCAGCCGCCGCGGGTGCTGGTGAGCGCGTCAGCGGTCGGCTACTACGGGCAGACCGGCGACCGGGTGATCGACGAGGACGCCCCGGCCGGGGACGACTTCCTGGCCCGGGTCTGCGTGGAGTGGGAGGAGGCCGCCCGCCCCGCGGCGGACGCCGGCATCCGGGTGGTGCACCCGCGGACGGGGCTGGTGCTGTCCGCGGCGGGCGGGGCGGCGGGCCGCATGGTGCCGTTGTTCCGGCTGGGCCTGGGCGGCCGGCTGGGCTCGGGCGAGCAGTTCTGGAGCATCATCTCGCTGGCGGACGAGGTCGCCGCGCTGCGCTTCCTGATCGACCGGAAGGAGATGTCCGGGCCGGTAAACCTGACCGGGCCCCGGCCGGTGACGAACGCGGAGCTGACGGCCGCCTTCGGCCGCGTGCTCGGACGGCCGACCGTGTTCGCCGTCCCGGAGCCGGTGCTGAAGGCGGTGCTGGGCGACATGGCGATCGAGGTGGTGGGCAGCCACCGGGTGGTCCCGGACCGGCTGCTGGCGGCGGGCTTCCGGTTCCGGCACCCGGACGTGGACGCGGCGGTGCATGCGGCCCTGGCCGGCTGACGAACCGTCAGAAGGCAGCTGCAGGAGGGGCAGTGGTGGCGCTCCGACAGCCGGCGGACGGCGCGAACAGGGGGCGCACGGTGGCAGGCAGAGGGCGCGTCGCGCGCCGCCGGTGACCGTGCGCGCCCGGCGCCGCCGCCCCGCCCGACTCTCGTCACCCCGCGTGACCGAATCGGTGCCCCGCCTTGCCGGATACCGGCCACACCTCGATTCGGTGCCATCGATCGGTCTGATCGACGTACTGACTGGGCATCACAAGGTCGGACCGTATCCCGGCACCCCGCTGCCCGCCTCGGCCGGAGCTCCACGGGCCCGGCCACGCGCGCGGGCCCCGGAGGCCGCCGTCAGGGAGGGAGCACTCGCGTGCCCGCTTACGACTTCACCCGCCGTACCCGCCACCCGTCGGACCCGGACGTCGTCGTGGTCGGCGCCGGCCTGTCGGGCCTGGCCGCCGCCCGCGCGCTGACCGGGCAGGGCCTCACCGTCCAGGTCCTGGAGGCCCAGGCGCACCTCGGCGGCCGCACGGCCACCCACGAACTGGAC
The Kitasatospora paranensis genome window above contains:
- a CDS encoding TIGR01777 family oxidoreductase → MRIAVTGSTGLIGSALVRSLLADGHEVRRLVRRRSRTGVQPDGTIGIGWNPHLMQVDSAGLEGVDAVVHLAGAGVADRRWTASYRQEIRDSRVLGTETVAGALARLKQPPRVLVSASAVGYYGQTGDRVIDEDAPAGDDFLARVCVEWEEAARPAADAGIRVVHPRTGLVLSAAGGAAGRMVPLFRLGLGGRLGSGEQFWSIISLADEVAALRFLIDRKEMSGPVNLTGPRPVTNAELTAAFGRVLGRPTVFAVPEPVLKAVLGDMAIEVVGSHRVVPDRLLAAGFRFRHPDVDAAVHAALAG